From Nicotiana tabacum cultivar K326 chromosome 20, ASM71507v2, whole genome shotgun sequence, one genomic window encodes:
- the LOC107809512 gene encoding mitochondrial pyruvate carrier 1: MNHKVMESLRAYLKSPMGPKTTHFWGPMANWGFVVSGMMDANKSPDAISGNMTAVLCVFSMLCMRFAWMVRPRNHMLLACHAANESVQLYQLSRWLRHQWNLQQKETVAATD; the protein is encoded by the exons atGAATCACAAAGTGATGGAATCGTTGAGGGCATATTTGAAGAGTCCAATGGGTCCAAAAACAACTCACTTTTGGGGTCCGATGGCCAACTGGGGATTTGTCGTCtct GGAATGATGGATGCAAATAAGTCCCCCGATGCAATATCTGGCAACATGACTGCAG TGTTATGTGTGTTCTCAATGTTGTGTATGAGATTTGCATGGATGGTGAGGCCTCGGAATCATATGCTGCTAGCTTGTCATGCTGCAAATGAGTCTGTGCAACTCTACCAACTTTCCCGTTGGCTAAGGCATCAATG GAACCTACAGCAGAAGGAAACCGTTGCAGCTACTGACTAA